One segment of bacterium DNA contains the following:
- a CDS encoding ABC transporter permease, with the protein MAAAPGGNRPRDDGRAFSALVWRRLRWDQVLVAALGVIVVVAVAAVLAPRLAPYDPTRADPRIRLSPPGTVGHLLGTDQLGRDVLSRVMWGGRISLIVGVVPVVLSAVGGTAVGLIAGYYGGPVDQIITRALDVLFAFPAILLALAIVSALGPSIYNAMLAITIVAIPSFARLVRSAVLGLRERSFVEAARSLGASSTRIISRHILPNTVSPVIVYATFETGKTIVFAAALSFLGLGVQPPTAEWGAMLSQGRTVLATAWYVATVPGMLIFLVSLSFNILGDGLRDALDPHQAMAGPATGAVSATRRPHTRDGRRRPPVQRRGGGIPHGAEQRYPE; encoded by the coding sequence ATGGCAGCCGCCCCGGGCGGGAATAGACCGCGTGACGATGGCCGCGCATTCAGCGCGCTGGTGTGGAGGCGGCTGCGCTGGGATCAGGTGCTGGTCGCGGCGCTCGGGGTCATCGTGGTGGTCGCCGTTGCGGCAGTGCTGGCGCCTCGACTCGCTCCGTACGATCCGACCCGTGCGGATCCCCGGATTCGCCTGTCGCCACCGGGGACCGTCGGTCACCTGCTGGGCACCGATCAGCTGGGCCGCGACGTTCTCAGCCGCGTGATGTGGGGCGGCCGGATCTCGCTGATCGTCGGCGTCGTTCCGGTCGTCCTCTCGGCGGTGGGTGGAACCGCCGTGGGATTGATCGCGGGCTACTATGGAGGCCCTGTCGACCAGATCATCACCCGAGCACTCGATGTATTGTTCGCCTTCCCGGCGATCTTGCTCGCGCTGGCGATCGTGTCGGCGCTGGGACCGTCGATTTACAATGCGATGCTGGCGATCACCATCGTCGCGATTCCCAGCTTCGCGCGCCTGGTGCGGTCGGCGGTGCTCGGCTTACGGGAGCGGTCGTTCGTCGAGGCGGCGCGGTCGTTGGGCGCGAGCAGTACACGGATCATATCGCGGCACATCCTTCCCAACACCGTGTCGCCGGTGATCGTCTATGCCACATTTGAAACCGGCAAGACGATTGTCTTCGCCGCGGCGCTGAGCTTTCTGGGTCTGGGCGTTCAGCCGCCCACTGCCGAATGGGGAGCCATGCTCAGCCAGGGGCGGACGGTGCTGGCAACCGCCTGGTATGTCGCGACCGTTCCGGGCATGTTGATTTTTCTGGTCAGCCTCAGCTTCAATATCCTGGGAGACGGGCTGCGCGATGCGCTCGACCCGCACCAGGCCATGGCTGGGCCGGCAACCGGTGCGGTCAGCGCTACCCGTCGTCCGCACACGAGGGACGGACGGCGGCGGCCCCCAGTCCAACGCCGGGGCGGCGGTATTCCTCACGGGGCGGAGCAAAGATATCCAGAATGA
- a CDS encoding TIGR03619 family F420-dependent LLM class oxidoreductase — protein sequence MMRIGVGFPGCREGTAYPVGFVRPEALAMVARRAEELGYYSIWSNDHLTTPHGVSATQAEVPNFYEPLVTYAGFVNITERLRFMFSVITLPQRDPVLLAKQVATLDRLSGGRVMLGVGLGAYREEFEAVHAGLKGAHRGTMLDEGIQGLRTLFADRRASFQGKYVHFASVELAPKPAQDPFPIYVSAHSQAGLERVGRLGDGLIIGARSPEQTRREWAAVREAAAAHGRDASRLSLHVQTWLAFGESDREAEQRVLGSQHFRRIAAATQRPDDAILAEYRAGNLLGTPAAIAGQIREFQGAGASHLGIVFLVDTIDQLFADMEAFASKVMPALQ from the coding sequence ATGATGCGGATCGGTGTTGGCTTCCCTGGGTGCCGCGAAGGCACGGCGTACCCGGTCGGCTTCGTTCGCCCGGAGGCTCTGGCCATGGTCGCGCGCCGCGCCGAGGAACTGGGCTACTACTCGATCTGGTCGAATGACCACCTGACGACGCCCCACGGCGTCAGCGCGACGCAGGCGGAGGTCCCGAATTTCTACGAGCCGCTCGTGACGTACGCCGGGTTCGTCAACATCACGGAGCGGCTGCGGTTCATGTTCAGCGTCATCACCCTGCCCCAGCGGGACCCCGTCCTGCTGGCCAAGCAGGTGGCGACGCTGGACCGGCTGAGCGGCGGACGCGTGATGCTCGGGGTCGGCCTGGGCGCGTACCGGGAGGAATTCGAAGCCGTCCACGCGGGCCTGAAGGGCGCGCACCGCGGCACCATGCTCGACGAGGGGATTCAGGGCCTGCGAACGTTGTTTGCCGACCGGCGGGCAAGTTTCCAGGGGAAGTACGTCCACTTCGCCAGCGTGGAGTTGGCCCCCAAACCGGCGCAGGATCCCTTTCCCATCTATGTTAGCGCGCACTCGCAGGCCGGCCTCGAGCGCGTCGGGCGGCTGGGAGACGGCCTGATCATCGGCGCCCGCAGCCCCGAGCAAACGCGGCGCGAATGGGCGGCCGTGCGGGAGGCCGCCGCCGCACACGGCCGGGACGCCAGCCGTCTCAGCCTGCACGTCCAGACCTGGCTCGCGTTCGGGGAGAGCGACCGCGAGGCCGAGCAGCGCGTTCTAGGGTCTCAGCACTTCCGGCGGATCGCGGCGGCGACGCAACGCCCGGACGACGCGATCCTCGCCGAATATCGCGCGGGCAACCTCCTGGGGACGCCCGCGGCCATCGCCGGACAGATCCGGGAGTTTCAAGGCGCCGGCGCGTCGCACCTCGGGATTGTCTTTCTGGTCGACACCATAGACCAGTTATTCGCGGACATGGAGGCGTTCGCGTCAAAGGTGATGCCGGCGCTCCAGTAG
- a CDS encoding DUF3830 family protein has translation MELLIALANVIGRVKLLDTAAPRTTKALWAALPIADRAVQVKWSGDAWRTEGDYDIGIPEVENEGHVLAAGDMIYFPRSKKIGFAYGRAEWRHPDLSLVMHVSVIGKVIANLDELVKASERVWLEGVQPFRLSRVE, from the coding sequence GTGGAATTGCTGATTGCACTGGCCAACGTGATCGGACGCGTGAAACTGCTCGACACCGCGGCGCCGCGTACCACCAAGGCACTGTGGGCGGCGCTTCCGATCGCGGACCGTGCCGTGCAGGTAAAGTGGTCGGGCGACGCGTGGCGGACCGAGGGCGATTACGATATCGGCATCCCCGAGGTCGAGAACGAGGGACACGTGCTCGCGGCCGGCGACATGATCTACTTCCCGCGGTCGAAGAAGATCGGGTTCGCCTACGGGCGGGCGGAGTGGCGCCACCCGGATCTGTCGCTCGTGATGCATGTGTCCGTGATCGGCAAGGTGATCGCGAACCTAGATGAGCTCGTCAAGGCAAGTGAGCGCGTCTGGCTGGAGGGGGTCCAGCCGTTCCGGTTGAGCCGGGTGGAATAG
- a CDS encoding methyltransferase domain-containing protein — MSDVPKKPQNIYDDPGFFAGYSTLERFGAGWERAMEHADLLALLPEVDGRRVLDLGCGAGQLAHHLATAGAAEVVGVDVSERMLALARAEWAHPRVTYSREAVEQVVFPPARFDLVVSSLVFHYVDDYRALVLRIAGWLAPGGVLVYSTEHPIFTARLPGDGWVLDGAGRRTRWGMDRYADEGAREEMWFVPGVRKVHRTLATLINGLLDAGLVVERVVEPIPSEQWLHDHPLARDERRRPMFLLVRARKP, encoded by the coding sequence ATGTCCGACGTCCCTAAGAAACCTCAGAACATCTATGACGACCCAGGTTTCTTCGCCGGGTATTCGACCCTCGAGCGTTTCGGCGCCGGGTGGGAGCGGGCTATGGAGCATGCCGATCTACTGGCGCTTCTCCCCGAAGTAGACGGCCGGCGGGTGCTGGACCTCGGATGCGGGGCCGGACAGCTCGCACACCACCTCGCCACGGCCGGAGCGGCCGAGGTGGTAGGCGTCGACGTGTCAGAGCGGATGCTGGCCCTGGCGCGGGCAGAGTGGGCCCACCCGCGTGTGACCTACAGTCGTGAGGCGGTCGAGCAGGTGGTGTTTCCGCCAGCGCGGTTCGACCTGGTCGTGAGCTCGCTGGTGTTTCATTACGTGGACGATTATCGGGCATTGGTCTTGCGCATCGCAGGATGGCTGGCGCCCGGCGGCGTTCTCGTCTATTCAACCGAGCACCCCATCTTCACGGCGCGCCTGCCGGGCGACGGTTGGGTGCTCGACGGCGCAGGCCGGCGCACGCGTTGGGGCATGGACCGCTACGCCGACGAGGGCGCCCGTGAAGAGATGTGGTTCGTCCCGGGCGTGCGGAAGGTTCATCGCACGCTGGCCACGCTGATCAACGGCCTCCTGGACGCCGGGCTCGTAGTGGAGCGCGTCGTCGAGCCGATCCCCAGTGAGCAGTGGCTGCACGACCACCCGCTGGCGCGCGATGAGCGACGCCGGCCCATGTTCTTGCTGGTGCGCGCCCGCAAACCTTGA
- a CDS encoding ABC transporter permease, whose product MLRFVVARSLATIPVLIGVSLVVFLTMKIIPGDAAEVLAGPQATKDQVELIRQSLGLNRPLYVQYVTWLSRAVRGDLGRSIQLAAPVTEMVRDRLKNTLVLALASALLALAIAVPVGILSATHQSSFVDRASMVLALFGNSMPTFWLGLVFILILSLHFRLFPSNGMHSLRGPAGIPDLLWHLTLPALALCDVPAAVLARMTRSSLLEALNDDHVRTARAKGLTEARVVVHHALRNALLPVVTLMGIQVGYLLGGSILVETVFSWPGLGLQLYDAIGARDLPLVQGGVLLVATMFVFINLFVDVLYAVLDPRIRYGT is encoded by the coding sequence ATGCTTCGTTTTGTCGTCGCGCGGTCGCTCGCGACGATTCCGGTGTTGATCGGCGTGTCGCTGGTGGTTTTCCTCACGATGAAGATCATACCGGGCGATGCCGCCGAGGTGCTGGCCGGACCGCAGGCTACGAAGGACCAGGTGGAGCTGATTCGTCAGAGCCTGGGCCTGAACCGCCCGCTCTATGTCCAGTACGTCACCTGGCTCAGCCGGGCGGTGCGGGGAGATCTCGGGCGATCGATTCAGTTGGCCGCGCCGGTCACCGAGATGGTGCGCGACCGGCTCAAGAACACGCTGGTGCTCGCGCTCGCCAGCGCGCTGCTGGCGCTCGCGATCGCCGTGCCGGTCGGCATCCTCTCGGCCACGCACCAATCCTCGTTCGTCGATCGCGCGTCCATGGTGCTGGCACTGTTCGGGAACAGCATGCCGACGTTCTGGCTGGGATTGGTGTTCATTCTGATTCTTTCGCTGCACTTTCGGCTGTTCCCGTCCAATGGAATGCACTCATTACGGGGGCCGGCCGGAATCCCCGACCTGCTCTGGCATCTCACGCTTCCCGCGCTCGCCCTCTGTGACGTTCCTGCCGCGGTGCTGGCACGGATGACGCGCTCCAGCCTGCTTGAAGCGTTGAACGACGACCACGTCCGGACGGCGCGCGCGAAGGGCCTGACCGAAGCACGAGTCGTTGTTCATCACGCGCTGCGCAATGCACTGTTGCCGGTCGTGACGCTCATGGGCATTCAGGTGGGCTACCTCCTCGGCGGATCGATCCTGGTCGAAACCGTCTTCTCGTGGCCGGGGCTCGGTTTGCAGCTGTACGATGCGATTGGCGCGCGCGATCTGCCGCTGGTTCAGGGTGGGGTCTTACTCGTCGCCACCATGTTCGTCTTCATCAATCTATTCGTCGACGTGCTCTACGCCGTACTCGATCCGCGGATTCGGTACGGGACGTAG
- a CDS encoding DUF3830 family protein, giving the protein MARIEIVLGDEVFHAALFEETAPRTTAAVMKALPFEGRAVHAQLSGDMFRMFEHAPIAVEETENRQAYQAPGEIVYYPPIKEIAIAYGTARFRGTAGFLYLTPLGAIDEDELPRLAKTAEHLQWDGAKRIQFRRSEAPAPHAHEAAAAGRPIEIELDGVTVTASLLDATAPRTADALWKALPLAGRVTNTKWSGQMLRFWGDGKDGALPIGLDTAENGQVLHWPGYVYYHPAYRGIRLCYGQAQQSGPASVSTLTPLARIRGDWSGFRAKAAAIMFEGAKTMVIRRKER; this is encoded by the coding sequence ATGGCGCGGATTGAGATCGTGCTCGGCGACGAGGTGTTTCATGCGGCCCTGTTCGAGGAGACGGCCCCGAGGACCACCGCGGCCGTGATGAAGGCCCTCCCGTTTGAGGGGCGTGCGGTGCACGCGCAGTTGAGCGGCGACATGTTCCGGATGTTTGAGCACGCACCGATCGCCGTCGAGGAAACCGAGAACCGGCAGGCGTACCAGGCCCCGGGCGAGATCGTGTATTATCCACCGATCAAAGAAATCGCCATCGCCTACGGCACCGCGCGGTTCCGTGGGACCGCCGGCTTCCTGTACCTCACGCCGCTGGGCGCCATCGACGAGGACGAACTCCCCCGGCTGGCCAAGACCGCGGAACACCTGCAGTGGGACGGCGCCAAACGCATTCAGTTCCGCCGGTCGGAGGCGCCCGCGCCTCACGCGCACGAGGCCGCGGCCGCCGGGCGGCCGATTGAAATCGAACTGGACGGGGTGACGGTGACGGCGTCCCTGCTGGACGCAACCGCGCCTCGGACGGCCGACGCGCTGTGGAAGGCGCTGCCCCTCGCGGGGCGGGTGACCAACACCAAGTGGAGCGGCCAGATGCTCCGGTTCTGGGGCGACGGCAAGGACGGAGCCCTGCCGATCGGTCTCGACACCGCGGAGAACGGCCAGGTCCTCCACTGGCCCGGCTATGTCTACTATCATCCCGCCTACCGCGGCATCCGGCTCTGCTATGGCCAGGCGCAGCAGAGCGGCCCCGCGAGTGTGTCGACGCTGACGCCGCTCGCGCGCATTCGGGGCGACTGGAGTGGTTTCCGGGCCAAGGCCGCGGCGATCATGTTCGAGGGCGCCAAGACCATGGTGATTCGCCGGAAGGAGCGCTGA
- a CDS encoding ABC transporter substrate-binding protein, with amino-acid sequence MGRSITRRRFLHSLALGAGGALLAARSTDAATTGGKSGGTLIAGWEAEPGAFDNDIDRGAVTRTLLHNIYDRLVDRDMTVKANQPLVGNLATSWEVSPDAKTYTFKLRQGVKFHDGTALDAEAVKFNIDRDSDPNHKYYNKAGAGSLKLGYGNLAGVVVVDKFTIRIVHKDPFADFLPVLAFGTYSIASPTAIQKYGNEDYPNHPVGTGPFKYVSREKGVKVTFERNPDYWAGAPAIDGFIVRPLPEAVTRVTALQTGEVDWINAVNPDSIDSVRSNPSLVLELAQLPNTWGYIPNHKYPPTTKLQLRQAMSWAIDRETLARDVMRGLAVPAKGTHAAGTPGYDPDITGYGYNPTKAKQLLADAGFPKGLPLEVWIPAGGAGSPFGVQMNEFIQQNFKDVGIEAKFVQQEFQTFQNNMANGVQKDVNALQVGFSVDEFVNLQRMFRTDLQPPNGNTNPGWYSNAEVDALLKKARETTNAEQRKRLYFQVEQKAVDDAAWIFVVNQKAARAWNKRVKGYINPNSYMFTFRTVSIA; translated from the coding sequence GTGGGCCGTTCGATCACCCGTCGTCGTTTCCTCCATTCGCTCGCGCTTGGGGCCGGCGGAGCGCTTCTCGCCGCGCGCTCCACGGATGCCGCCACGACGGGGGGGAAGTCCGGCGGAACGCTCATCGCCGGCTGGGAGGCCGAGCCGGGCGCGTTCGACAACGACATCGACCGCGGCGCGGTGACCCGCACGTTGCTGCACAACATCTACGACCGTCTGGTCGACCGCGACATGACCGTCAAGGCGAACCAGCCCCTGGTGGGGAATCTCGCCACATCGTGGGAGGTCTCGCCGGATGCGAAGACCTACACCTTCAAGCTGCGTCAGGGCGTAAAGTTTCACGATGGCACGGCGCTCGATGCCGAGGCCGTGAAATTCAACATCGATCGCGATTCGGATCCCAACCATAAATACTACAACAAGGCCGGCGCCGGCAGTCTCAAGCTCGGCTACGGCAACCTCGCCGGCGTCGTCGTCGTCGACAAGTTCACGATCCGCATCGTCCACAAGGACCCGTTTGCCGACTTCCTGCCGGTGCTGGCGTTTGGCACCTATTCGATCGCGAGCCCGACCGCCATTCAGAAGTACGGCAACGAGGATTATCCCAACCACCCGGTGGGTACCGGACCGTTCAAGTACGTCAGCCGCGAGAAGGGGGTGAAGGTCACCTTCGAGCGAAATCCGGACTACTGGGCAGGCGCGCCGGCGATCGACGGCTTCATCGTGCGCCCCCTGCCCGAGGCGGTCACACGAGTGACCGCTCTCCAGACCGGCGAAGTCGATTGGATCAACGCGGTCAACCCAGACAGCATAGACAGCGTCAGGTCGAACCCGAGTCTCGTGCTCGAACTGGCGCAGCTTCCGAATACCTGGGGCTACATTCCCAACCACAAGTACCCCCCCACAACGAAGCTTCAGCTCCGTCAGGCGATGAGCTGGGCGATCGACCGCGAGACGCTGGCGCGCGACGTGATGAGAGGACTCGCCGTCCCAGCGAAAGGGACGCATGCGGCGGGGACGCCCGGCTATGATCCGGACATCACCGGCTACGGCTACAACCCCACGAAAGCCAAGCAGCTCTTGGCCGACGCGGGATTTCCGAAGGGCCTTCCGCTCGAGGTCTGGATACCGGCCGGCGGCGCCGGCTCCCCATTCGGCGTCCAGATGAACGAGTTCATTCAGCAGAACTTCAAGGACGTCGGGATCGAGGCGAAGTTTGTCCAGCAAGAATTCCAAACCTTCCAGAACAATATGGCGAACGGCGTGCAAAAGGACGTGAACGCGCTTCAGGTGGGGTTCAGCGTCGACGAGTTCGTCAATCTGCAGCGGATGTTTCGGACCGACCTCCAGCCGCCCAATGGGAACACGAATCCGGGCTGGTACAGCAATGCGGAGGTGGATGCGCTGTTGAAAAAGGCGAGGGAGACCACCAACGCCGAGCAGCGCAAGCGGCTCTATTTTCAGGTCGAGCAAAAGGCCGTCGACGACGCCGCCTGGATCTTCGTCGTGAATCAGAAGGCGGCCCGCGCCTGGAACAAGAGAGTGAAAGGCTACATCAACCCGAACTCGTATATGTTCACCTTCCGGACTGTGTCGATCGCCTGA
- a CDS encoding cupin domain-containing protein: MLSIVELEPWSESPVHAHPNEQWGVCLEGEWIRIQDAHEYPVKAGDFWETPPNVPHGGRTLSQRCVILDIFAPPREEYRRPGVGLGAAAVRPSCADDG, translated from the coding sequence ATGCTCTCGATCGTTGAACTGGAGCCGTGGTCAGAGTCGCCCGTGCATGCGCATCCGAACGAGCAGTGGGGCGTGTGCCTCGAAGGCGAGTGGATCCGGATTCAGGACGCGCACGAGTATCCTGTCAAAGCAGGTGATTTCTGGGAGACGCCGCCGAATGTGCCGCACGGAGGGCGGACGCTGAGCCAGCGCTGTGTCATTCTGGATATCTTTGCTCCGCCCCGTGAGGAATACCGCCGCCCCGGCGTTGGACTGGGGGCCGCCGCCGTCCGTCCCTCGTGTGCGGACGACGGGTAG
- a CDS encoding ABC transporter substrate-binding protein, translated as MKRFTRRQVLTSAGVAAGRTVAAGPLSQFFARLPRASAAGADTPVRGGSLRVGITGDWTTLDPPHYINISERQIFYSIYTPLFSQSPSFSIAPGLVKSWTVSPDGVRLTFRLQDGVRFHDGTPCDAGAVKFNIDRMLNPATGSAFRTILAPIREVRVVDPATIELALTAPFTPLLAWFTEGPGFISSPTAIRKWGDQYALHPVGTGPFEFVEWVKNDHITLKRFSGYWEQGLPDLDEIAYRPMGDETVKMANLRAGGLDVVDVIPAREQHAIRGDPRFHTTVLPGANWPMIRLNNAMPPFNNKALRQAVSYAVNRDQIVTTIYFDQARPAYGPISPVYREYYDPSVSQYGYHHDLQKARAKLADGGQANGFTFTLEISASPEQTRLAELIQAQLAEAGITANIRAYEITTLIDRVTGKRYQAAIGSWTPRPDIDGTMYNHFSTHGNVNSVSYNNPTVDSLFEKTRMIPSGPERIRLYREIQRLIIEDAPWVFLVFLNLMIGTRAEVQGVPAIPDGIMRFKGAWLRR; from the coding sequence ATGAAGAGGTTCACGAGGCGCCAGGTATTGACGTCTGCAGGCGTCGCAGCAGGCCGTACGGTCGCCGCAGGTCCCTTATCCCAATTCTTCGCGCGCCTTCCCCGGGCATCTGCGGCCGGGGCCGACACGCCCGTCCGGGGCGGGTCGTTGCGTGTCGGGATCACAGGAGACTGGACCACGCTGGACCCGCCCCATTACATTAACATATCCGAGCGGCAGATTTTCTATTCGATCTATACTCCGCTTTTCTCTCAGAGCCCCAGCTTCAGCATTGCACCCGGGCTCGTGAAGTCGTGGACGGTCTCGCCCGACGGCGTGCGCTTGACATTTCGCTTGCAAGATGGCGTGCGCTTCCATGACGGCACGCCATGCGACGCCGGCGCGGTGAAGTTTAACATCGACCGGATGTTGAATCCCGCTACCGGCTCGGCGTTCCGGACGATCCTTGCGCCGATCAGGGAAGTCCGCGTCGTGGATCCCGCGACGATCGAGCTGGCGCTGACGGCACCCTTCACGCCTCTTCTCGCCTGGTTCACCGAGGGCCCCGGATTCATTTCCTCGCCCACGGCCATACGGAAGTGGGGCGACCAGTACGCGCTCCACCCCGTGGGCACCGGACCGTTTGAGTTTGTCGAGTGGGTGAAGAACGATCACATTACGCTCAAGAGATTCTCCGGGTACTGGGAGCAGGGGTTACCCGATCTCGATGAGATCGCCTACCGCCCCATGGGCGACGAAACGGTAAAGATGGCGAACCTGCGGGCGGGCGGTCTTGATGTCGTCGATGTCATCCCCGCCCGCGAGCAGCACGCCATTCGGGGGGATCCGCGCTTTCACACCACGGTGCTCCCGGGGGCGAATTGGCCGATGATCCGGCTCAACAACGCGATGCCGCCGTTCAACAACAAGGCGCTGCGGCAGGCGGTGTCTTACGCGGTCAACCGTGATCAAATCGTCACGACGATCTATTTTGACCAGGCGAGGCCCGCCTATGGTCCGATCTCCCCTGTGTATCGTGAATACTATGACCCGTCCGTCAGCCAGTACGGGTACCACCATGACCTTCAGAAGGCCAGGGCAAAACTCGCCGACGGTGGTCAGGCGAACGGGTTCACATTCACGCTGGAGATCTCTGCGTCGCCGGAGCAAACCCGCCTCGCAGAGCTCATCCAGGCGCAGCTCGCGGAGGCCGGCATCACCGCCAACATTCGGGCCTACGAGATCACCACGTTGATCGATCGCGTCACGGGCAAGCGGTATCAAGCCGCCATCGGTTCCTGGACGCCGCGGCCAGATATCGACGGGACCATGTACAATCACTTCAGCACACACGGAAACGTCAACTCCGTTTCGTACAACAATCCCACGGTGGACTCCCTCTTCGAGAAGACCCGGATGATTCCAAGCGGGCCAGAGCGCATTCGGCTGTACCGCGAGATTCAGCGGCTGATCATCGAGGACGCCCCATGGGTCTTCCTGGTGTTTCTCAACCTGATGATCGGTACACGAGCGGAGGTCCAAGGGGTTCCTGCCATCCCCGACGGGATCATGCGGTTCAAAGGGGCTTGGCTGCGGCGGTGA